From the Streptomyces sp. Sge12 genome, the window CGACCGGCTGACGGCCCCGGCGGGCCCGGCGCGCCGGGCGGGGCGCCGGGCCCGGCGCCCCGCCCGGCTCCGTCCCGGCCTACGACTCGCGTCCGCTGGTGGCCGCGTAGTACTGGAGGTCCTGCACCTCCACCTGGTGGTCCACCCGGTACGGCAGGTCGACCCGCACCCCGCCCTTGCCGCCCCGGACGACCTGCGCCGCGCTGGTCCCCGGCTTCAGCGGCACGAGCTGCGCGTGGATGCCCGCGGGGGCCTCGTGGCTGCTCTCGGTCGTTCCGACGGTGGTGCGGACCGATCCGGGGCCGGTGAGGAAGCTCAGCACCTCCACCTTGTCCCGGGGCGGGGCGCTCCCCCTGCGCAGCGACATCACCAGCGACTGGTCGCCCGTCGGGTCGGCGGCCGCGAACTGGGTGCGGGCCGAGAGGTAGAGCGTGTCCCGGACGATCTTCGGCCAGCTGCCGGTCTTGAACCTGGTCAGGTAGTACGAGGTCAGGTCCAGGTACGCGTACCCGTTGTGCAGGGAGGGGGCGAACTGACTGCCCTCCGAGTAGTCGTTCCAGGTGGTGAGCTGCACCCAGTCCGCGCCGTCCTCGATGGCGCGCGTCCAGGTGGAGCGCAGCGTCGCGGTGTTGCCCGCCTCGTCGTAGATGCCCTGGTTGGGGCGCGCGTCCTGGACCGACACGGGCTGCATCCAGATCTTCCCCATGCCGTGGGCCCGCTGGACGTCGCGCGTGGAGCTCTCTTGGCCGACGTAGCTGCGGCTGCCCCATTCGGAGAAGCCGTGGCTGATCGGGGCGAACGCGCCGCTGTGGGCGCCGAAGTCGAGGAAGAGCGGGACGAAGGCGGTGCGGATGCCGTGCTTGGTCTGGAGGAGGTCGAGGGCCCGGGTCCACCAGGCCACGCTTTTCTCCTCCGCCTTGAAGGGGGAGACCACGAGCCGGCCGTCGGGGAGCCGGTGCGCGGCCGGTGCGTCGGCGAGCGTGGCGAGCGCCTCGGCGAGCACCGCGGGGTCGTCGGTCTTCAGCGAGGTCATGTCCGGCATCAGCATGATCTTGAACGACGGGTCGACCGAACGGGCCGCCGCCATCAGCAGGTTGGAGCGGTCCCAGTTCTTGCCGGAGAGGGAGAGCAGGTCGAGGGTGAAGCCGTCGATGCCCGCCGCGCGGGCCGTGCGCACCTCCTGCTGGAGGTTGGCGTACTCCCAGTCCCCGGTCTTGGGGGTGACGGGCAGCGGCCGGTCGCGCAGCAGGCCGCCGTACCTGCCGTGCTTGCCGCTCTCGCCGTCGGGGTTGAGGTAGTTGCGGGTGTAGTAGTCGCGGTCCGCGGCCGCGTTGTCGAGGGAGAGCGGGTACGGGGTGAAGTAGTGCGCGAACACCAGCTTCTTGCCCGCCGCGCCGGAGCGCAGCGCGGCCGGCTGGGGCATGTCGAAGGGCAGGGCGCCGGTGGGGCGTTCGGCGCCGGTGTCCACGGCGCCCTCGGGGTTGCCCTTGGCGGCCGCGCCCTTGGTGGGGGCCGGGGGCGGGGCGGGTGACGGGACGGCCGCGCCGGGGGCGGCATCGGTCCCGATGGCCGCCGGGAGGCCGCCCTGGGCCGAAGCCCCTTCCACGGAAGCTCCGCTGAGGGGGTCCCAGGCCGTTCCGGTGGCCGCACAGACGCCGACCAGGAAGAAGGCTGAGAGCAGCGTGGCGAGCAGCGGCCGGCGGCCGCGGAAGGCCGGCCGGCGCCGGTGCGAGACCGGCCCGCTCCCGGCCCGCCGTGCCGCACGGTGCTGTGCCCGCCGGTCCGTTCGCCGGTCCGCTGTCATTCTGGTCCCTCCCGCGAATATGCCCCGAGGAGGGGCTGGACAGCAGTAGAGCCCAATCCCGGCTTCCGGACAACTGTTCAAAGGAACCAGGGCCCCGGTACGTACGTCACACGGACCACGGGAACTACGCAGCCCGTCCGGCGACGCGTGCGGAGCCCCCACCTGGGCCGCAGCGAACCCGTTCTTCGGAATGCGACATTCCCCTAGCCTTGCGTCGTTAGTGGCGCATAATCGACGTCACGCGGCCAGAAAAAACCCTCTCGCCGCGCCTGGTCACGCATGCAATGGGGGCATCGTGCCGATGAGGGAATCCGGGGCCATGGGGGAAGCCGGGTCGATGAGGGAAAAGGGGTCGACCGGAATGCTGCCGGCGACGTCCGCCGAGATGTCCCGGCTGCTCACCGCCGTGCGGCGGGGGCGCGTCCTGACCGTGGCGGGAGCGTTCCGCGAGCCGCGGAGCTTATTGGTGCGGGAGATCGCGCGGCGGATCGCGTCCAACTTCTACGACGGGGTGGCCCTCGTCGCAATGGACCCGCTCCACGGCGGCTACGGCGTCCGCGAGCTGACGGCCGAGCTGGGCTCCGTACCCGGCATGTCGCAGTCGGCGTGCGGGAGGACCGACACCGCCTCCTGGCTGGCCGAGCGGGACATGCTGCTCGTCCTGGACGGCGCGGAGCAGCTCGGCCCGGACGCCCTGGCCTGGCTGCGGAAAGTGCTGGCCGTGGCCCCGGGACTGCGGATCCTGGCCGCCGGGCGGTCTCCGCTCGCCTTCGAGCAGGAGCGGATCCACCGGCTCTGACCGCCCGCCGCCCGCCGCGCCGTTACGTGCGCGGCACACCGCCGCCATGGAGCCGCCACGGCCCTGCCATGGCGCTGCCACACCCCGGTTCTAGGGTCTGACCTGCGGGTTTCGGCGGTGCGCGCGCTCCGCCGAGAACCCCCGTGCGTACGTTCCCTTCCCCGCACGTACAGGAGACCTTCGTGAGCGAGCACACCAGCACGCCCCGGAACGCGCCCCGCGACTCGTCCCGCTCCGGCCCGGTCGGCAGGCGCGGTTTCCTCGCCGGCGCCGCGGCGGCGGCCGCGGCCGCCGCCACCCCCGCCCTGGCCGGCGCCGCGGCCGCCGCCCCCGCCGCCGCGGCCGCCGCCCGGCCGAACATCCTGCTGATCGTCACCGACGACCAGCCCAAGCACACCGACTGGGCCCTCCCGAAGCTCATCAACTGGCTCGGCGGGCAGGGCGTCACCTTCACCCACGGGCACTCCGCGACCCCCCTGTGCGCGCCCTCCCGTTCCTCGATCCTCTCGGGCCGCCACGCGCACCACCACGGCGTGCGCAACAACGCGGCCTCGCACAGCCTCGACCGGTCCACCACCGTGCAGCGCCGGCTGGGGCAGGCCGGATACCGCACCGGGCTGTTCGGCAAGTACCTCAACTCCTGGGCGCTCGAGGACAGTCCGCCGCACTTCGAGGAATTCGCCCTGCTCCGGCCGGGCTTCAACAACGCCTGGTGGAACATCGACGGCACCGTCCAGCAGCTCCCCGGCTACACCACCAACGTCATCAAGAACAGGACGCTGGCCTTCCTCGACAAGGCGGCCACCGACAGCCGTCCCTGGTTCGCGTACGTCACCCCGTACGCCTCCCACGAGCCGAACACCCCGGCGGCCAAGTACGCCGAAACGCCCGTCCCCGCCTGGAACGGCCGCCCCTCCGTCCCGGAGGCCGACCGCAGCGACAAGCCCGCGTACATCCGCAACGCCACCGCCACCCTCGCCGACGCGCAGGAGTTGCGCCGCCGCCAGCTGCGCGCGCTGCTGTCGGTCGACGACGCCGTGCAGGCCATCCACGACAAGCTGGTGGCGCTCGGCCAGCTGGAGAACACCCTCGTCATCTACACCGCCGACAACGGCTACACCTGGGCCGACCACGGCTGGCTGAAGAAGTCCGTGCCCTACTCCCCCGCCCACGAGGTGCCGTTCTACCTCTCCTGGCCGGCCGG encodes:
- a CDS encoding sulfatase family protein, producing the protein MSEHTSTPRNAPRDSSRSGPVGRRGFLAGAAAAAAAAATPALAGAAAAAPAAAAAARPNILLIVTDDQPKHTDWALPKLINWLGGQGVTFTHGHSATPLCAPSRSSILSGRHAHHHGVRNNAASHSLDRSTTVQRRLGQAGYRTGLFGKYLNSWALEDSPPHFEEFALLRPGFNNAWWNIDGTVQQLPGYTTNVIKNRTLAFLDKAATDSRPWFAYVTPYASHEPNTPAAKYAETPVPAWNGRPSVPEADRSDKPAYIRNATATLADAQELRRRQLRALLSVDDAVQAIHDKLVALGQLENTLVIYTADNGYTWADHGWLKKSVPYSPAHEVPFYLSWPAGGLGSGTTDSRIVANIDVAPTILDAAGIAPATPLDGHSLLTAAARDHLLVQWWKQGTGGAGPKTWASYVAKDKQYTEYYDLHTDATGAVSGTGQVAFREYYDLVSDPYQLQNLLHRATPAQEQALGIPALAAQLAADRAG
- a CDS encoding glycoside hydrolase family 71 protein — encoded protein: MTADRRTDRRAQHRAARRAGSGPVSHRRRPAFRGRRPLLATLLSAFFLVGVCAATGTAWDPLSGASVEGASAQGGLPAAIGTDAAPGAAVPSPAPPPAPTKGAAAKGNPEGAVDTGAERPTGALPFDMPQPAALRSGAAGKKLVFAHYFTPYPLSLDNAAADRDYYTRNYLNPDGESGKHGRYGGLLRDRPLPVTPKTGDWEYANLQQEVRTARAAGIDGFTLDLLSLSGKNWDRSNLLMAAARSVDPSFKIMLMPDMTSLKTDDPAVLAEALATLADAPAAHRLPDGRLVVSPFKAEEKSVAWWTRALDLLQTKHGIRTAFVPLFLDFGAHSGAFAPISHGFSEWGSRSYVGQESSTRDVQRAHGMGKIWMQPVSVQDARPNQGIYDEAGNTATLRSTWTRAIEDGADWVQLTTWNDYSEGSQFAPSLHNGYAYLDLTSYYLTRFKTGSWPKIVRDTLYLSARTQFAAADPTGDQSLVMSLRRGSAPPRDKVEVLSFLTGPGSVRTTVGTTESSHEAPAGIHAQLVPLKPGTSAAQVVRGGKGGVRVDLPYRVDHQVEVQDLQYYAATSGRES